The DNA segment CCGTGGTGTTCCAATGAACACTCTCAATACAACAATGAAGTGGAGTTGGAAGCCATGCAAGTGAATGAGGTTCGTTCAAGAGCTTCTGGAGAGCCTCagtctgtttttgtcaacattcaCTGACAAGTTCCCTCAAATATGTTCAGGACCTTTTCAGTTCTTTAAATTCACGTATAGAACAAGCAGGTAAGAGAGTCTTCACTGGTCTCAGGGAGGGATCATAGATCAGCTGCGCTCGAGCCTcttgtgtttttatcttcatCTACTTCATTCAGTTTCACATCCTGGCTTGTAAACAAGCGGTGCTGATGGCGTCTGATCACTTTGGGTTCTAACGCTTGGCTAATGAGAGTCCGAGCCGGCGCTGATGAATCAGAGTCAGCTATCGATTCCCTCTTTCAAACACGATAAATCAGGTCTCACGCTTTAACTTGCAAATTCATTGAATTCAAAAAGAGTATTGTGGAAGCAAACAGGGATACAGCAACGCATCTGACTGATGGAAGTGACCATGTGCTTGGTGCATGAGGGAACTGCACACATGCGGCTATAAGGAGTCCAAATATATGAAACTGTTTCCtttattttctgcactgtgatGTGATACTCACTGTACTACACTACACTTTAGTAGGACTCCGTATCCCTCCCATAGTCTACCATGACATACAGGGGTTAATTGATGACTGAAGTACCACAGTTGTGAACAAGTATTTGAGTAGATGAGGGGTTGGGGGATGGATATTACACCTAAATTGTTTTATCCACCCACTCTCCACCAACTGCacaatacatcaataaatactTCCATACTGTTGTTCTGTATCATGCACAACTAAAACTATGCAGTGCTGAAACTCTGCTTTTCTAGACTACACAGTATAGTCATCTATAGCATGCTGTAgtacatgtgtcaaactcagggcTAGTGGCCTACAATTGGCTCACCGGATTGTTTTAAGCGGCCTGTAAGAGGACTGACTGACATCTGTTCCCAGTATTATTTCCTGTCAATGGAGGGGCAGTcaatatatgtaaaataaaatgtggagTTTGACATCCCAACCCTAGCATGTCGCAGCAACACACTATATTTGTGTACAACAAATTGTTACTTGCTTTTATTGGACTCTAAACTGCACAACTACTGTATTCTGCCATGTAACCACCAGAGAACACAGTAGGGAGGGTCAACAATGACTCATACTTGACTTCAAattgacagaaacaaaacagaaaatgccCCCTTGACTAGGAGAAACTGAACCAGGAGTGtacaaagagaagaaaacagTTATTGTATGTGCATTACCAAATACTTTCTCCATGTTTATCACTGGTGATCTTTAACCCACGTAACTTTAAAAACTAGAAAAAACGCAGCACTTCAGCAAACTGCTAATTTCCACCCATTTTCTTTACTAAACTTTCATCTATAGAGCTCAACACAGCGTTTTGAAATACCTTTACCTatgtgggacagcaggtggcaataGTGTTCTGATGCTCgctcagacaacacacacaccaagaggGGTAGAAGTGGGGCTTGTGCTGTAGCTCTCTCCCAACCTAGAGCCATGAGTAAGACCACagattttctcttctcttctaaTCTGCTAGTCACTTGAGTTCCCCAGCCAGGGTCACATGGGTTTGCATCTTCACCACAGCCTGACATACTGTTGTTGTCCTCCTACGGCTGTACATCCTTCCCgcgctcacacacatgcacaacgaCAGACACATCCAATGATGCATGCATGCAAGCATGGTAATGCTGGAGACAGTGGAAACCCTGAGGGACCAATGCTGTAGTCGTAGATAAACAAACCCCTCTCCTCCGTACACATTCTTCTTCCCATTGTGTGTGTTGGGGTGAGCTTTAAGTGCTGACTAGAGTAGGTCACTGAGCCAAACAGGGGGAAGAGTGAGACCCCAATCCCAGCGTTCCACTAAGCTCCTTCCCGTCATGCCAGCATCCCCCCGCTGTCACTCCCGCGTGCCTTTAATTTtggactttttattttcacaaatcaTTGTTTTTCTCTATGTCTTTGATCTCCACTTATCTCTTTCCCCCCGGGTTCCCTCCATTTTTGAACCCCACATTTCTAGCAGTTACGGATATTAGCCGTTTTTGATGCTTGGTGACTTCAGAGCCTCAGGATCACACTCGCTTATCTGGCAGAGGAGGGGAGAAAGGGGAGAAGAAGGATGGAAGAATTAAGGAGAGGAAAATAGGTTAGGGGAAAAAGAGCTAGAGAATAAGAACATGTTAAAAATGAGACTGTAATGTGGTGAAAGAATACGTGTTGGCTGTGATTCTTCAGCTATTCATATGGGCCAGGAGGCTCAGTGGGTACGGCAGACCATGATCACTGCAGTCTAATCGTTGTTACTACTTGtggtacaatgacaataaaggctattctattctattctattctattgagTGTGCAGTCAGTGTTAGGTCCGGATCACACTCGCTTGTCTGGCAGAGGAATGAACCCTTACCGCTAGTGACCCATAACCCTAACGGTTTGCCCAATGGCCTGTAGTATAGGGGGATCTCGGTCTGGTGCACCACCTTGAAGGCGGCCTAGGAGCCCATAGATCAGGTGGCATGTTGGACCACTGACAACATCTGTATCTCTTGGCTGTGCCCACTTCATCACCCTACATTTTGTTGCCAAATCCGTGAGTTTGTCAACCAAATTCTTCATCTAGTGCTGAGCAAATGGGTGCATGGAAGACAAGTGTATGAAATATAAATTATTGACGGCTGTAAGAAAGCAGGCAAAACCAAAAATGGCATTTCGACACTCACATGAAGTCATAGGTCACTCATGTgcctctgtgttttgtttggtcagcagcagcttcacacagAGAGCAGTGACAACAGGAAGCGAGCAGACACTGGCTGTGTCTAGGCACAAGTGCAtccaggaggaggaaggccgGATGTCGAGAATCGTGTGTGTGCACAGAAGGGTTGGTGGTGACCGTCAAGGTTTTCTGGACGACGGAGATATGTAAAAATGGAGCATGGTGATAAAGCCTGAGACAGAGAGGGAGTTTGGACCGAAGAGATAGAAAGAGCTGCAGGGAGAGATCAAATATTTAACTGTTTGAATTTCCTTATGGGCCCTTGGCTTCGAGTCGTGGAAGAAAAGGACAAATTTAGCTCAAATATTAGGATGTTAGAAATACTCTTTCCGTTGTGTATGATGTATTACACACACCTATGCAACGGTATTGACACCCCCCACCTGCATCTGTGGGAATACTGAGGTTCCCATGCCTGGTCTTGGACAAAGTCAGGAAGGCCAGATGGACAGGGAACATGGTGGATGAAGAATGTGAGTAACGGAGAAAAAGACAGCCATGTAGGATCTCGGATGAAACGAAGAGGAGAAGTGTGACCAGAGAAGATGAAGATAGGTGAAGCAGACGTCTTTCTCTATAGCACAAGGATCTCATTTGAATGCACACGATTCTCCTCCACTCTGTAATACTCCACCTGCATACACTCTTCTACCCTGTGTTCATTTgctttcctcctctctcactgATGAATAACCTCCCATCATGCTCCTCCATGTCAGTGAGTCGAGTCAGAAAACAATTATGATTATTTAACGTGCCTTTAAAGGCTGTTTGTATGCATCCTCTCTCCCATGATGTATAACAACTCATAATCACCTGTAATGCCTCAGGTATATTGCTACTGGTTTAGTTGTTCGTCTCTCCTGTGAGCTGCGTGCTAAGGTCCGAAGACTCTGAGATGAAGAAGTGAAGCAACtggggtgaaaacagcaccaaGGACAGCGCTCAATCAcgaataaacacacaaaaaataaataaatcggaAGCTTGAGTTGCTTGAGTTCAATGTTTGTACCAGACTGTGGAGTTGTTCGACAGGGCGGGGCATGGAACAGCCCCCCCATCTGGTCTTCCAaatccatcctcactcctgCATTTATCACTGGGACTAAACGTCCATGTAGCCGtgagcacaaacacactgataCAGAGTTTAAGTATCACTTTAGTGTATTTTACGACTTAAGACGCAAAATAAAGAAGCTATCCTGACCTGAAAAAAGGTCCCCCCTTTTTTTGGTATTTTGGGGCACCTGCTTTTAATCCTGTTTGACAAGTCTTGACAAGTTACCGTGTACATTGCTTAGCAACGTAGTTCGTGTAAACTAGTCTGCCGAGTTTCTCTCTCTGATTCAGTAACTAACCCTCACCCAATGCAATCTGTCCCAACAGGATGTGACTGGTCTCAATCCAAGATGGCGTCACCGAAAAGCAAAGCCAAGAAGAAGCCTCCTAAAGACAGCATCACACTGCTGCCATGCTTTTACTTTGTAGAGGTGAGCATTTTTACAAAGGTCAACATCGGAGCACTGGTCTTCTTGTGTCTGACATGTGTGTTCACGTCGCCCAGCTTCCCATTGTCCTGTCCTCCTTGGTGTCTCTGTACTTTCTGGAACTGACGGATGTGTTGTCCCCGGCGATGGTGGGCTTCCGCTGTCACGACCGGGACCTTTCCATGCCGTACGTGGAGACAGGAGACGAGCTCATCCCTCTGTTGATGCTGCTGAGCCTGGCCTTTGCTGGACCTGCAGCTTCTGTAGGtgccccgcacacacacacacattccttcATTAACATTTAACTCTTCAGACTTGTACTTCCTTCCTCTCAGAAACGCATAATCAATCAGTCCACATTGATCAAGTACACACACCTCACATTCCAACACCACAGACTCTACAATCAATGCACACAAGGCGCTCTGCAACCAATCACTCAGAGCCGccgtaacacacacacacaaagacgctTCTCCTTTCTCATCCCTTACTCATAGTGGAAGCGATCACTACTCGATGGCACCTTGCATCCATTCTCCCTCCCTCGCCGGCGAGCACTTTTTCACGCTGCCGGTGGCTAATGCGGCGCTTTAAACACGTGAACGGTTCCTCTGTAGATCATGATGGGCGAGGGCTTGATGTACTGCATGCAGTCCAAGATGAAGACGTGTCCCAAGTCGGAGACCAGCATCAACGCTGGAGGCTGCAGCTTCAACTCCTTCCTGCGGAGAACCGTGCGCTTCGTGGGTAAGGACTTGTTTTGTTTATCCAAGGCGACTCGTCCGCTTAtcctggagcctatcccagctacctaGGGCAAGAGCAACAAGCCTTGACACACGCGCTCACACCTGCTACCCATTCAGAGTCACCACAGTTTTTGaatggtgggaggaaactggagtacttGGAGGAAATCCATGCAAGCATAGGAAAAGACCACTTTGAGTATAGGTTCACTCAAACCCGTGAGTTGCCTGAAGCTTGCGTTGAACCGACGACCTTTTTGCTGGGAGGCTGCAGCGCTAGCCACTGTGTCACCGTGCTGCCAGTCAAGGTGCCACTGCAATGAAAAAGGTGTCGCAATGTGAGGCGTTAAAAAAAGAGAGCCGTCTTCATTCAGCAGATTGCAAACACTAATATTCTTCAAGTTtatgatacagtggtaccttggttctcgaccaatatccgttccagatggccgttcgagaagcaaattgttcgaaatctgaatcaatgaatggaaaaagaaataatgtgttccaagccttaaaatagtcttttgtaggagtgaatgtagagtgtctgctgcaggtgcgctgttcctctatgtgtgtggccgctgcatgtgggaggggttgccgagtgagtgacgtctctccagaagtgaagaggtgcccggtgcgtgtccagctctgaatgtgcgcttctgtgcagtttggctgtgacaaagtcataaaccaagtaacttagctctgtcccagactcgcctcatccctgtcccagctccagcccacaacaggacatcaaaccctggagtggaggtgtggagagcgagcacctcccctgtgacactctaccacggtccagtgtggagacaggaaaggttttacacctcaatatgaagagaaaacagtcagtaaatgtagctaacggcaCGTGTCTTACAgtcatacagaggctgcgttatacacagtaacaaagcgCGACGTGGGTcaactgatcggtccgcgcatgttatgtttttttccggcttttttcgggggcgttcgagttctgtaTTTTcgaaaatctcgaaatttttgttcgaactgcATTGTGATTTTAGAGTGTATTTTGTCCATACAATTTGAAAATGTAGCATTTTCAGCTCCAGCAAATTGTGATTTATTCTAATGGCAGGGaacctgtttgtttgttgttgtagacATTCAAACCGAAATTCGCCGTAACCACCTAGCACTAGACAGAATTTTGacctgtgatatatatatatatatatacatatatatatatatatatatcacatcaATTTTCCCCTCCATGGTCACTATTAGACTTGTGAGATGTTCACTGCACATATCGATGGTGccttggtttttgttttgcttataTGTGCTTTATGAGCTCCAGACTTGTGTTGCGGGATATTATCATTCATCGAGCTATAAATAACCCCAGGCCAAATTTGAATTTTGCGTCCATTTACCTTGATGAGTCTGCGTGTGTGAAAATAGCTGCAGCACTTCGTGTCTCCTCCGGCTACAGCAGGGAAGATTGTTTTCAGTCAGCACCTTCTCACAAACAAACAGGTCACCAGCAGCCTGCCGGAGTTCAGCTCATTCACTAATTTACCGCTTCGCTCTCACCTCTCGCTCCCTCAGGTGTTCATGTGTTCGGTCTCCTAGCAACGGCCTTGGTGACAGATGTCATCCAGCTGGCCACGGGCTACCACACCCCCTTCTTCCTCACCGTGTGCCAGCCCAATTACACAGCGCCGGGCGTGTCATGTGACAACAACGCCTACATCACACAGGACATCTGCATGGGCAAGGACCTGTATGCTATTCTGTCTGCCAGGTGAGACACGGGTGCTTGAATTACTGGACTACTTCAGTCCAGACCAGCAGGCTTCTCAACTTCCTGAATGATCTTCTCTTTCTCCAGGAAAACCTTTCCATCACAGCATGCAACACTCTCTGGATTCGCTGCAGTCTATATTTCTGTAAGTTCCTGTTTCTTCCTCACCTCAGAACCTGTGTGGGACATGAGTCTCTGTCACTGACCCAATCTAGACCCCCAACTCTTCTCAGTGCAGTAACCTCTGAGCGATTGGTGCGATTCATTACCCTCAGATATTAATCACTGAAACAGTTCATAACAGATTCAGAAAGCAGAAAATGATGGTTTTCAAATTATGACATGAATGGTGACTGGTTCTGTCAGTGTGAAAGAGAGAAACCACCTGGCTGCACATTCCAACTACACCAGCTAAAAACAGCAGGACATGGCTTGCATTAACTGACAGAAAAATTGAACTTGACATGTCATTGTAAATATGTTAAATAGATCAAAGTTCAAATTCATCTCCTCAGTTTGAtaattcatctcttctttcatttcattgataATATCCACTGTATAAAACAAGCATCTATGGAGAAGTATCGATGAATAAAAGGCTTTTAATCTTCTGTTAAATTGTGGTGTACGAAAATAGGGCTGAAATATCGCGATCATTGATTCCGcgatattgtatcaatatttctgCATATATATTACGATAATTGACAATGATATTTCAAGTAGGCTATATCAGTATTTATTGCATAAacacttggatatgctgctgcatagggatgggtgatatggtcaaaaaaagttattgcggtaaatgttgtaatttctgcgataaatacaatttcattctcttccatgtgttttgacgcactacagtctctcttgaaactgttttatgatgaaacttattgagccgtctgtctgctgtatctcatgtctcttaactgttgactttaactatggacccgtCTGGactgaaatattagaaataatgtgaataaatgatcatttagtcatgttcaattctcgaaatcattatacaaactgacACTTGTCACCCATCCctactgctgcatttgtgaatAAGGGAGATGTTCATTCCACTGTTGGAGTGCAGACTGAGTTCATAACAATGAACTTGTTTTCGTGCAATAATATTGTTCTGCATTATCACATTTTTCACCTTAAAATTATGGCTCTTATTAACAAATATATTGCAGAGCTCACAGTATTGatatatatttcaatgtatCATACCACTCCTGTTTTGCGGTACGTATTGTATCGCAAGGTACCTGCCAATACGCAGCACTACTGTGTCAGTGTGCAGTTTCAAGTGAAAGTCTTTCATTCAAGCCCCACAACAATCCCGGGCTGCTGGTGaataatagtgataataaaaggcttgactcctcctcctcctcgatcGCTGCTTCAGGAATCATGAAAGCTGTTTTCAGCCGTGAGAGCTGAATAACAATTAAACACAGCATGTTTTTATTCACGGGTCACAGATTATCTGCCAGACAAACCAttcttataaaaataaatgtaaactgGAGTTGTTGGCTGGGGCTTTTCCATCTTGGAGCCCTTCACGAAGTAACACCTTCCCACACGCAGCGTCCTGCTCGTCCACATCAGTGACACTTTGGTGAGTCGACTCATTTGCAGTCACATTGGTGAgagcggaggaggagagcagcttgTTGCTGCTGCCACCGAGGCGATGTGATGATTTCGCAGGAGGTAACTTGGCCGGAGACTCGAGAGTGTCCCGCTTTGGTTGGCTTTCAAAGCTATAATGCCATCTCATTGAGTTCCAATGCTCCTGAAAACGCTTTGGACTAAGGAATGCAAATCCAGCTGGGCAAACTCACACTCTCagttcatttaaataaacttttttttgcttttgagaaacagaaaaaagtcaTAAATCAAAAGTGTTTCACAGTTTGAATTCCCTATTTAAGAACTAATAATGGATCTGTTTGTGTTCTTCCCAGATGTATTTCAACACGTGCATCAGCAACAGCACCAAGCTGCTCAAGCCGCTCCTGGTGTTCGCCTTCTGCATGGCAGCGGGCCTGGCCGGGTTGACCCAGATTACCCAGCACCGCAGTCACCCCATAGATGTGTACGTGGGCTACCTGATCGGAGCCGGCATCGGAGTCTACCTGGTGAGTGGAGCTGAATATTCCGTAGCAACTAGATCTGGAGATACTTTATTTAGAAGTCTCCGACTGTCGTGGGATgttttgatgctgctgctgaagatttATTCCTGCTGTTCATCACTGAAAGCGAACAACCTCCCTTTGCCGCAGTAAATTTTTTAGGTACGTGAAAGGATGTCTATTGTCATGTTGGGGAAGGTGGgttaaaaaccaaacataactACGATGAAGCATCAAATTTAGCAGAGGAATTTAGAGACCATGAACAGAGCTTGAGCTAGGATGCTCACTGAAGCTCAACCGTGTTACTGGAGAAAAACTCAAAACAATTGTTATATATGTATTTCAGGAGCAAGTGGGTCGCTTCAAACTCTTGTGACAGTAAAAGTTTCcctttttgtttctctgtttttatCTTAGTTTGAATATGACTTCTCAAGACGAGAGTCAAAGTTCCTGCTGTGACCCTCTTTTGTGTTGCTAAACTGTCCAAAGGCAGTTGCGCCTCAGCAATGTGTGGAAAAGAGAACTcacactgatgtgtttttgcccCAAAATAACTGCCCTGTTCCCTTCTGTAGCAGCACAACCCTCCCATCTCTGCGTGTCTTGTGTTTCCTTCACCGTGCTATTTTTAGTATTTCTATTACGCGAGAGGAAATAAGAGTTTAATCCAACAAGAGTTTTGCTGAAGAAAGTCACTCAGGTTTAAGGACTTATTTTTGTCCTCTTCTCTTCTTGTGTCTTGGCTAATGCGGGAAAGCTAGCGTTGCCTCAGGCTTTTATGTGGAGTTGCCGATGTTTGGTTCACCTTGCTCATGGTCTCGTGTCCTGCACCAGGCTGTGTATGCTGTGGGGAACTTCAAATCTTCCGAAGAGGACGCTCCTCCTCTTTCCAGACTGGCGTTTGCCCACCAGAAGGACACCCTCCGGGTCTTAAGTCAGAGGGGTCATGACTCTCTGTACAGGAAACCCCCGCGAGTGTCTGAGAGCCGGGAGGAGCTGGGGGCCCCCATGGGCTCCGGCGCGCGCAGCAAGGTGCGCAGGGAGAAGGCTTCGCTTGCTTCTCTAAAGCGAGCCAGTGCTGACGTGGAGCTTCTGGCAACCAGGGGCCCAATGGGGAAAGAAACCATGGTTACCTTCAGCAACACTTTGCCCAGAGTGGCGAATGGCAACAGTCCCATTTCTCCATCGGATGAGCCAATCAGCACACAGCGGCACATGACTTTCCACGTGCCATATGACTCGCAGAGGTCGCGGCAGCTGGTGACAGAGTGGAAGCAGTGCTCGATGGAGCTGCGTAGTCAGAGCTccagagacgaggaggaggagaggactgATGGCAGAGGCGAGGGAGGTGCCGCCGGGGAGGACCAGGCGATGCCGTCCTCCCTTTACCCCACAGTGCAAGCCAACAAGGGCAGTGCCACACCCACCACCACCAGGATGGCAATGGCACCGCCGTTGGTTCACATTCCAGAGGAGGCCACTCGGCCGCCGCCGGTGTCTCCAAAGAGCGCCAAAACCCGTGCCAAGTGGCTGGCACTCACCGAGGGGGGTGGGACCAAAGAGCCAGGGACAGGGCCCATTGCTGTGTCAACTCCCCGGGTTCCCAACACACAACCAAGCCAGCCCCCGGCCCAGCAGAGGGCCACACAGGTAAGATCAACCATGGCTACCGTCTTGTAGCTGATGTTCCTCCATCCCAGTGCACCAT comes from the Synchiropus splendidus isolate RoL2022-P1 chromosome 16, RoL_Sspl_1.0, whole genome shotgun sequence genome and includes:
- the LOC128747107 gene encoding phospholipid phosphatase-related protein type 3-like, which gives rise to MASPKSKAKKKPPKDSITLLPCFYFVELPIVLSSLVSLYFLELTDVLSPAMVGFRCHDRDLSMPYVETGDELIPLLMLLSLAFAGPAASIMMGEGLMYCMQSKMKTCPKSETSINAGGCSFNSFLRRTVRFVGVHVFGLLATALVTDVIQLATGYHTPFFLTVCQPNYTAPGVSCDNNAYITQDICMGKDLYAILSARKTFPSQHATLSGFAAVYISMYFNTCISNSTKLLKPLLVFAFCMAAGLAGLTQITQHRSHPIDVYVGYLIGAGIGVYLAVYAVGNFKSSEEDAPPLSRLAFAHQKDTLRVLSQRGHDSLYRKPPRVSESREELGAPMGSGARSKVRREKASLASLKRASADVELLATRGPMGKETMVTFSNTLPRVANGNSPISPSDEPISTQRHMTFHVPYDSQRSRQLVTEWKQCSMELRSQSSRDEEEERTDGRGEGGAAGEDQAMPSSLYPTVQANKGSATPTTTRMAMAPPLVHIPEEATRPPPVSPKSAKTRAKWLALTEGGGTKEPGTGPIAVSTPRVPNTQPSQPPAQQRATQVMAMSKQQSLISSTAKTSEGGSSSGAGSNCSESPYYKIPSDRDSCTGSNPGSIGGSGSIVTIDAHAPHHPVVRVSATNGKPWEWRNTISGHLMSAEADKQRSALTRQENVAHYRDYRTLPLKSDSMSTSSAGGDGGSALPPPPLSTSSSPLPPPPPLSSSPLPLHSSSSPLPPPPLPSSSPIPPPHSSSSLMPPPPPHSSSSHMPPPPPHPASSHMPPPPPHSSSSHMPPPPPHSSSSHMPPPPPHSSSTHMPPPPSHSSSTHLPPPPHSSSSHMPPPSQSSSSQLPPPPPCSSSTHMPPPPPHSSSSHMPLPPHSTSPHMPPLPPPHPSSSHMLPPPPPHSSSSHMPPPPHSSMSHMPPPPHSVSHMNSQSSQMLPHPHPSSQMPPPPHPSQIPPPSQPSCGTMLPPLHPSSSSSLLPPPPSSSTMSPYPSCSTMLPPSRHPDLLMDGQMLSRSSTLPRRPSGSARSHAEQEHYYKALQNERML